One window from the genome of [Mycobacterium] stephanolepidis encodes:
- a CDS encoding COX15/CtaA family protein, giving the protein MLYRAFLRVVDLLPMPSLRTQRLIAAAVVLTQGGIAVTGAVVRVTASGLGCPTWPQCFPGSFTPVAVAEVPRIHQAVEFGNRMISFLVVITAALAVLAVTRARRRHEVLVYAWLMPASTVLQAVIGGITVLTGLLWWTVAIHLLVSMGMVWLATLLYVKIGEPDVVSDFPMVPPPPGPLRRLTALIGATLAAVLVAGTLVTGAGPHAGDKSVTRVVPRLQVEITTLVHLHGTLLIAYLALLVGLGFGLAAVGVTRPIWVRFTVLLALTLAQGFVGVVQFYTGVPAVLVAVHVAGAAACTAATAALWAALTTPALAASVLPQRAQAQTI; this is encoded by the coding sequence GTGTTATATCGGGCGTTTTTGCGGGTGGTCGATCTGCTGCCGATGCCGAGCCTGCGCACGCAGCGACTCATCGCCGCAGCGGTCGTGCTGACCCAGGGCGGAATCGCCGTGACCGGCGCCGTAGTTCGCGTCACCGCCTCGGGCCTGGGATGCCCCACCTGGCCGCAGTGCTTCCCCGGGAGTTTCACCCCGGTCGCGGTCGCCGAAGTGCCCCGCATCCACCAGGCCGTCGAATTCGGCAACCGGATGATCAGCTTCCTGGTGGTGATCACCGCCGCGTTGGCCGTCCTTGCCGTGACACGTGCGCGCCGCCGCCACGAGGTCCTCGTATACGCCTGGCTGATGCCGGCCTCGACCGTGCTGCAGGCTGTCATCGGCGGAATCACCGTATTGACGGGCCTGTTGTGGTGGACGGTTGCGATCCATCTGCTGGTGTCGATGGGCATGGTGTGGTTGGCGACGCTGCTCTACGTGAAAATCGGTGAGCCCGACGTCGTCTCCGACTTCCCGATGGTGCCTCCGCCTCCCGGACCGCTGCGCCGGCTGACCGCGCTGATCGGCGCGACATTGGCCGCCGTCCTGGTGGCCGGAACGCTGGTCACCGGAGCAGGACCACACGCCGGCGACAAAAGCGTCACCCGCGTAGTGCCCCGGCTACAGGTGGAGATCACCACGCTGGTGCATCTGCACGGCACACTGCTCATCGCCTACCTGGCGCTGCTCGTAGGGCTGGGATTCGGGCTCGCGGCCGTCGGCGTGACCCGGCCTATCTGGGTCCGTTTCACGGTATTGCTGGCACTCACACTGGCACAGGGATTCGTGGGCGTGGTGCAGTTCTACACCGGCGTGCCTGCCGTACTCGTCGCCGTCCACGTCGCTGGTGCGGCAGCGTGCACCGCGGCCACGGCCGCTCTTTGGGCGGCGCTGACCACCCCGGCGCTAGCCGCGTCGGTGCTGCCCCAGCGGGCCCAGGCCCAAACGATCTAA